The Gouania willdenowi chromosome 7, fGouWil2.1, whole genome shotgun sequence genome includes a window with the following:
- the LOC114466526 gene encoding ceramide kinase, which translates to MESDVGFESSVWVCRKRYRAVLTGWHFKWTELDKNNRDKKTVLVPVSEVIGVEQGRLQILPRKSVEDTEKDFTVFYVNRSTSGGSLWQLGRIQFTCLSRTLRDQWTEHLRTALKTHGPLRPHKLLVFINPFGGKKKGRQIYHSVVAPVFELAGISSHVIVTERAHQARDYLLKKNLTGFDGVVCVGGDGMFSELLHGLIGRTQQEAGLCENDPAVTLQPCPLHIGIIPAGSTDCVCYATVGVIDPLTSALHIVIGDSQPLDVCSVHHASAIVRYSVSLLGYGFYGDVLAESEKHRWMGPLRYDISGSLVYLRNRSYAAKVEYLPADPLLSSPRDKTRCLSGCRVCSRSTERLFPNHSDSSSLSSSRFSQTSTDSEGEWVTVEGRFRCVALTCMSSSCARSPLGLSPSAHLADGTGDLILVWDTHPLGFLKFLYRHTSTEDQFDLPFVEVHRVKAVRFSLPKVSEEQKQEEFSELRGADEVESGYLDNGSQQSLLQRDTRHQETDEQKTFLCGLCCNKTAASVWNCDGEILSFKEILCKVHAQLVCLYARGIEEAAIRNCI; encoded by the exons atggaGTCCGACGTAGGATTTGAGTCTAGTGTGTGGGTCTGCAGAAAACGGTACCGGGCGGTTCTGACAGGCTGGCACTTCAAGTGGACCGAGTTGGATAAAAATAACCGCGATAAGAAAACAG TTTTAGTGCCCGTATCAGAGGTGATCGGAGTGGAGCAAGGACGGCTGCAGATTCTACCTCGAAAGTCAGTTGAGGACACGGAAAAAGATTTCACTG TTTTCTATGTGAATCGAAGCACCAGTGGAGGCTCGCTATGGCAACTAGGCCGGATCCAGTTCACCTGTCTCAGTCGGACGCTCAGAGACCAGTGGACCGAACACCTCAGGACTGCTCTCAAAACTCATG GTCCCTTACGCCCACACAAACTGCTGGTGTTCATTAATCCTTTCGGAGGAAAGAAGAAAGGGAGACAGATATACCACTCTGTTGTCGCCCCTGTGTTTGAGCTTGCTGGTATCAGCTCCCATGtaatag TGACTGAGCGAGCACACCAGGCCAGAGATTACCTCCTGAAGAAAAACCTGACTGGCTTTGATGG tgtggtgtgtgtgggaggAGATGGCATGTTCAGCGAATTACTCCACGGTTTGATTGGGCGGACACAACAAGAGGCTGGTCTTTGTGAGAACGATCCTGCTGTCACTCTGCAGCCTTGCCCTCTTCACATTGGCATCATCCCTGCAG GCTCCACAGACTGTGTGTGCTACGCCACAGTGGGGGTGATTGATCCTTTAACTTCAGCTTTACACATTGTTATTG GAGACTCCCAGCCTTTGGATGTGTGCTCCGTTCATCATGCCTCAGCTATAGTGCGTTACTCAGTGTCCCTGCTGGGTTATGGCTTCTATGGAGACGTACTGGCTGAGAGTGAAAAACACCGCTGGATGGGACCGCTCAGATATGACATTTCAG GCTCACTGGTGTACCTGAGAAACAGAAGCTACGCAGCCAAAGTGGAGTATCTCCCAGCAGACCCACTGCTATCCAGCCCCAGAGATAAAACACGCTGCCTTTCAGG GTGCCGCGTGTGTTCAAGAAGTACAGAAAGATTGTTCCCAAACCATTCAGACTCAAGCTCCCTGTCCAGCTCCCGCTTCAGCCAGACCAGTACAGACTCAGAAG GGGAGTGGGTGACCGTGGAGGgcagattcaggtgtgttgcacTCACGTGTATGTCCAGCTCATGTGCCAGAAGTCCTCTGGGTCTGTCGCCCTCCGCTCACCTGGCAGATGGAACGGGAGATCTCATTCTAGTGTGGGATACTCACCCTCTGGGCTTCCTGAAATTCCTCTACCGACACACGAGCACAGAGGACCAG TTTGATCTGCCGTTTGTGGAGGTCCATCGTGTGAAGGCAGTTCGCTTCTCTTTGCCAAAAGTCAGCGAGGAGCAGAAACAAGAAGAATTTAGCGAGCTGAGAGGAGCAGATGAAGTGGAGAGTGGTTACCTGGACAATGGATCCCAGCAGAGCCTATTACAAAGAGACACACGGCACCAAGAGACAGACGAGCAGAAAACGTTCCTCTGTGGCCTGTGCTGCAATAAAACTGCTGCGTCCGTGTGGAATTGTGACGGAGAAATTCTGTCTTTCAAGGAAATCCTCTGCAA GGTTCATGCCCAGCTTGTGTGCCTGTATGCCAGGGGCATTGAGGAAGCAGCCATTCGTAACTGCATCTAA